One part of the Amaranthus tricolor cultivar Red isolate AtriRed21 chromosome 16, ASM2621246v1, whole genome shotgun sequence genome encodes these proteins:
- the LOC130803314 gene encoding acetylajmalan esterase-like, with the protein MATLHDLHHPHPIIIPPKYNRPNKISMFDSIYQFGDSISDTGNLVIENPIGATNFANYPYGQTIHHPTGRCSDGLLMIDFFAQYFNVPLLMPFLNKQARFHQGVNFAVAGSTALDSASLLSKGVFSPVTNSSLSVQLKWFHSYLDSVCSNTTSQSQCEKKMQRSLFLIETGGNDYNYALLQNKTVEEVKMNMVPEVVGAIKKAVIQIINQTHANHIIVPGNFPIGCLPIYLSSFQSKDQTQYDELGCLKGLNGFAKVHNKALQEAIKEIKEEYPRSKVVYGDYYNALSSVLRDAVALGFDGQNVHNACCGAADHPNHFYLMKMCGSKDASVCSNPARYISWDGIHFTQQAYSLMSDYLLHQILPSFLPYLD; encoded by the coding sequence ATGGCTACTTTGCACGATCTTCATCATCCCCATCCCATAATTATACCCCCTAAATACAACCGcccaaacaaaatttcaatgtTTGATTCAATATACCAATTCGGCGACTCCATTAGCGACACGGGTAATCTCGTCATCGAAAACCCAATTGGGGCTACTAACTTTGCAAACTACCCTTATGGTCAGACCATTCATCATCCTACCGGAAGATGTTCTGATGGtcttttgatgattgatttctTCGCTCAATACTTTAATGTTCCTTTACTTATGCCCTTCCTCAACAAACAAGCCCGATTTCACCAAGGGGTTAACTTCGCCGTCGCTGGATCCACCGCCTTAGACAGTGCTTCTTTGCTTTCGAAGGGGGTTTTCTCACCGGTCACAAACAGTTCTTTGTCTGTTCAGTTAAAGTGGTTCCACTCTTATCTTGATTCTGTCTGTTCTAATACCACATCCCAATCCCAATGCGAGAAAAAGATGCAGAGATCTCTGTTTTTGATCGAAACAGGGGGTAACGACTATAACTACGCTCTCCTACAGAACAAAACAGTTGAAGAAGTAAAGATGAATATGGTTCCTGAAGTAGTGGGTGCAATCAAAAAGGCTGTAATACAAATAATCAATCAAACCCACGCAAATCATATAATAGTCCCTGGAAACTTCCCCATCGGGTGTTTACCGATCTATCTgtcttcttttcaatcaaaaGATCAAACACAATACGATGAACTGGGATGCTTAAAGGGTCTAAATGGGTTCGCAAAGGTTCATAATAAGGCGCTACAAGAAGCAATTAAAGAGATAAAAGAGGAGTATCCAAGAAGTAAAGTGGTGTATGGAGATTACTACAATGCTTTGTCTTCGGTTCTGAGGGATGCAGTTGCACTGGGTTTTGATGGACAGAATGTGCATAATGCATGCTGTGGTGCCGCAGATCATCCAAATCATTTCTATTTGATGAAAATGTGCGGAAGCAAAGACGCATCAGTTTGTTCGAATCCAGCTCGTTATATTAGTTGGGACGGAATTCACTTCACACAACAAGCTTATTCACTCATGTCGGATTACTTGCTGCATCAAATTCTTCCTTCCTTCCTTCCATATTTAGATTAG